The following are from one region of the Treponema denticola genome:
- a CDS encoding DUF3969 family protein yields MKITKITNEKYDEKMFLVIILGVLEAVINKKITINEINSILPVGMHKKYKFNKKINDLLIECHYIEDFESLLSNELESQLHKLKEQTLLLLSEYNECSNVRWLTIGIQDGF; encoded by the coding sequence ATGAAAATAACAAAAATAACTAATGAAAAGTATGATGAGAAAATGTTTTTAGTTATTATACTGGGAGTACTTGAAGCTGTCATTAACAAAAAGATAACCATAAATGAAATTAATTCTATCCTTCCAGTTGGTATGCATAAAAAATATAAATTCAATAAGAAAATAAATGATTTGTTAATAGAGTGTCATTACATAGAAGATTTTGAATCGCTACTTTCTAATGAATTGGAATCTCAATTACATAAATTAAAAGAACAAACCTTATTGCTGTTATCCGAATATAATGAGTGTTCTAATGTGCGTTGGCTAACTATAGGTATTCAAGATGGATTTTAA